One Hypomesus transpacificus isolate Combined female chromosome 21, fHypTra1, whole genome shotgun sequence genomic region harbors:
- the sp6 gene encoding LOW QUALITY PROTEIN: transcription factor Sp6 (The sequence of the model RefSeq protein was modified relative to this genomic sequence to represent the inferred CDS: inserted 3 bases in 2 codons; deleted 6 bases in 6 codons) produces MAHPYEPWLRTAPPGGSSEEMNVPSWWDLHTXAGSWMDLQAGQGMACRPWAPELHGAWQSSLGPYGSEPQLCTLPQAQLAPASHSAHLYPQDAFKMEXPLGPEMMQPDQYSLEEPQEGAASVRPKPQRRSASRGSGQAVCRCPNCVHAEQLGQSTDDGRRKHMHNCHIPGCGKAYAKTSHLKAHLRWHSGDRPFVCNWLFCGKRFTQSDELQRHLQTHTGAKKFSCALCPRVFMRNDHLAKHMRTHEAVSGPGEERANGEGRMEKGFDTAPPQTPSHGGAPEGSEAPLKVKCETDPHTDWAVQLTVSLPLWNASECSRLLLALYQRQRCSDVLVKIKYLDNSFFFVVS; encoded by the exons ATGGCCCACCCCTATGAGCCATGGTTAAGGACAGCT CCTCCTGGTGGCAGCTCAGAAGAAATGAACGTCCCATCCTGGTGGGACCTCCACA GGGCAGGGAGCTGGATGGACCTGCAGGCGGGGCAAGGTATGGCCTGCAGGCCGTGGGCCCCGGAGCTCCATGGGGCCTGGCAGTCTTCCCTGGGACCGTACGGCTCTGAGCCCCAACTGTGCACGCTGCCTCAGGCCCAGCTGGCCCCGGCC TCCCACTCGGCTCACCTCTACCCCCAGGACGCCTTCAAGATGGA GCCGCTGGGGCCGGAGATGATGCAGCCCGACCAGTACTCCCTGGAGGAA CCGCAAGAGGGCGCCGCCTCGGTCCGGCCCAAGCCTCAGCGTCGCTCCGCCTCCCGGGGCTCTGGTCAGGCGGTGTGCCGGTGTCCCAACTGCGTCCACGCCGAGCAGCTGGGCCAGAGCACGGACGACGGGCGGAGGAAGCACATGCACAACTGTCACATTCCGGGATGCGGCAAAGCGTACGCCAAGACCTCCCACCTGAAGGCCCACCTGCGCTGGCACAGCGGAGACCGG CCCTTCGTCTGCAACTGG CTCTTCTGCGGCAAGCGCTTCACCCAG TCCGACGAGCTGCAGCGCCACCTGCAGACGCACACGGGCGCCAAGAAGTTCAGCTGCGCCCTGTGTCCGCGCGTCTTCATGCGCAACGACCACCTGGCCAAGCACATGCGCACGCACGAGGCCGTGTCCGGGCCGGGGGAAGAGAGGGCGAACGgcgagggaaggatggagaagGGCTTTGATACAGCTCCACCTCAAACCCCATCTCACGGTGGCGCCCCTGAGGGCTCGGAGGCGCCACTCAAGGTCAAATGTGAGACTGACCCCCACACTGACTGGGCAGTCCAGCTAACTGTGTCACTTCCTCTATGGAACGCATCCGaatgcagtaggctactgttagcCCTTTATCAGAGACAAAGGTGTAGTGATGTTCTAGTGAAAATAAAATACCTAgacaatagttttttttttgtggtttcCTAG
- the cwc25 gene encoding pre-mRNA-splicing factor CWC25 homolog, with protein sequence MGGGDLNLKKSWHPQTMKNIERVWKAEQKHEAERKKIEELQKELKEERAREEITKFAQETGALKKKDDRLDWMYQGPGGQVSRDEYLMGRPIDKQITEQYEEQEHGPSAQTGLLPGSIFNPSTTASNLDLAAKIREDPLFEIRKREEEKKREVLTNPVKMKKIKEMLRQNLEMKDKKKKRKKDKKEKREKKEKKERRKERKHKRSSSSDEEDKEHKSSKEEASGTKSRSHHIPGYGLLHPAGRHHQASGPPNHSRHRSQERSQSRSPHRTDRDNGHSSHREDKKFQRKAPSPQRNHHHRHQSNHGSKRLSAEELEKKRLQMIEFAKQREEERENNVRRYKQQDEQEKEREQSGKHGRSAGFIHNMKLESAATSSVEDRVKRNIHSIQRTTASLEKNFMRR encoded by the exons ATGGGAGGAGGTGACCTC AATTTGAAAAAGAGCTGGCATCCCCAGACTATGAAAAACATAGAACGGGTTTGGAAAGCCGAACAAAAACACGAAGCTGAGAGAAAGAAGATCGAAGAGCTGCAGAAAGAACTGAAGGAAGAGAGAGCTCGAGAAGAAATAACGAAATTCGCCCAGGAGACAGGAGCTCTCAA GAAGAAAGATGACCGGCTGGACTGGATGTACCAAGGCCCAGGGGGGCAGGTGTCTCGTGACGAGTACCTGATGGGTCGCCCCATCGACAAGCAGATTACTGAGCAGTATGAGGAGCAAGAGCATGGCCCCTCTGCCCAGACCGGCCTCCTGCCCGGCTCCATATTCAACCCCTCAACCACTGCCTCCAACCTGGACCTTGCTGCCAAGATCAGAGAGGACCCCCTGTTCGAAATCAG GAaacgagaggaggagaaaaagagggaggtcTTGACCAACCCTGTGAAAATGAAGAAAATCAAAGAAATG CTGAGACAGAATCTGGAAATGAAAGACAAgaaaaagaagaggaagaaggacaagaaggagaagagggagaagaaagagaagaaggagagacgaAAGGAAAGGAAGCACAAGAGGAGCTCAAGCTCTGACGAGGAGGACAAAGAACACAa GTCTTCAAAAGAGGAGGCTTCCGGAACCAAATCACGCTCCCACCACATCCCCGGCTATGGGCTCCTG CATCCAGCCGGTAGGCATCACCAGGCCTCTGGTCCTCCCAACCACTCCAGGCACCGTTCCCAGGAGAGGAGTCAATCTCGGTCGCCCCataggacagacagagacaacggCCACTCCTCCCACAGAGAGGACAAGAAGTTTCAGCGCAAAGCCCCGAGCCCACAGAGGAATCACCACCACAGACATCAGAGTAACCATGGTTCTAA GCGCCTCTCTGCGGAAGAACTTGAAAAGAAGAGGCTGCAGATGATCGAGTTTgccaagcagagagaggaggaaagggagaacaACGTCCGCCGTTACAAACAGCAAGACgaacaggagaaggagagggagcagtCCGGAAAACATGGCCGCTCCGCCGGCTTCATCCA CAACATGAAGCTGGAGAGTGCTGCCACCTCGTCCGTGGAAGACAGAGTCAAGAGGAACATCCACTCCATACAGAGGACCACGGCTTCCCTGGAAAAGAACTTCATGAGGAGATGA
- the psmb3 gene encoding proteasome subunit beta type-3 — MSIMSYNGGAVMAMRGKQCVAVAADRRFGVQAQMVTTDFQKIFPMGDRLYIGLAGLATDVQTVSQRLKFRLNLYELKEGRQIKPKTFMSMVSNLLYEKRFGPYYIEPVIAGLDPKTFEPFICSLDLIGCPMVTEDFVVSGTCSEQMYGMCESLWEPDMEPDDLFETISQAMLNAVDRDAVSGMGVVVHVIEKDKITTRTLKARMD; from the exons ATG TCTATTATGTCTTATAACGGAGGCGCCGTCATGGCGATGCGAGGGAAGCAGTGCGTGGCGGTGGCAGCGGACAGGAGATTTGGTGTGCAAGCTCAGATGGTCACCACAGACTTTCAGAAGATCTTCCCTATGGGAGACAGACTCTACATCGGTCTGGCAGGTCTGGCCACTGATGTACAGACAGT ATCCCAAAGGCTGAAGTTCAGACTGAACCTGTATGAGCTGAAGGAGGGTCGTCAGATCAAGCCCAAGACCTTCATGTCCATGGTCTCCAACCTGCTTTACGAGAAGAG GTTTGGCCCATACTACATCGAGCCTGTGATTGCGGGTCTGGACCCAAAGACCTTTGAGCCATTCATCTGCTCCCTCGACCTGATTGGCTGCCCCATGGTGACGGAGGACTTTGTTGTGAGCGGCACATGCTCAGAGCAGATGTATGGCATGTGTGAGTCTCTATGGGAACCAGATATG GAGCCTGATGACCTGTTTGAGACCATCTCCCAGGCCATGCTGAATGCTGTGGACCGAGACGCAGTGTCGGGCATGGGAGTCGTAGTTCATGTCAT TGAGAAAGACAAGATCACAACACGCACCCTGAAAGCCAGAATGGACTAG
- the LOC124483379 gene encoding phosphatidylinositol 5-phosphate 4-kinase type-2 beta, translating into MSSNCTSVAPVSASKTKTKKKHFIGQKVKLFRASEPILSVLMWGVNHTINELSNVPVPVMLMPDDFKAYSKIKVDNHLFNKENLPSRFKFKEYCPMVFRNLRERFCIDDQDYQNSLTRSAPLNSDSQGRFGNRFLSSYDHRFVIKTVSSEDIAEMHNILKKYHQFIVECHGSTLLPQFLGMYRLTVDGVETYMVVTRNVFSHRLTVHRKYDLKGSTVSREASDKEKAKELPTFKDNDFLNEGQKLPIGDDNKKYFLEKLKRDVEFLATLKIMDYSLLVGIHDVERAEQEEMEVEAGGEEEEYENDGLGGALTGSFGTPPDSPGNPLNFGGFFGPGEFDPSVDVYAIKSHDGAVKKEVYFMAIIDILTHYDAKKKAAHAAKTVKHGAGAEISTVNPEQYSKRFFEFMSNILS; encoded by the exons ATGTCATCCAACTGTACCAGCGTAGCGCCGGTGAGCGCGAGCAAAACGAAGAcgaaaaagaaacattttataGGACAGAAAGTGAAGTTGTTCCGTGCAAGTGAGCCTATTCTCAGCGTTTTAATGTGGGGTGTCAACCATACG ATCAACGAGTTAAGCAACGTTCCTGTACCAGTCATGCTGATGCCGGATGATTTTAAAGCCTATAGTAAGATCAAAGTGGACAACCACCTATTTAACAA AGAAAACCTGCCCAGTCGCTTTAAGTTCAAAGAGTACTGCCCAATGGTGTTCCGGAACCTGCGAGAGAGGTTCTGCATCGATGACCAGGACTACCAG AACTCTCTGACGAGGAGCGCGCCGCTGAACAGCGACTCCCAGGGTCGCTTCGGCAACCGCTTCCTGTCCAGCTACGACCACCGCTTCGTCATCAAGACGGTGTCGAGCGAGGACATCGCGGAGATGCACAACATCCTCAAGAAGTACCACCAG TTCATAGTGGAGTGTCATGGTAGCACCCTCCTCCCCCAATTCCTGGGCATGTACCGGTTAACCGTGGACGGCGTGGAGACCTACATGGTGGTGACCCGGAACGTGTTCAGCCACCGGCTGACCGTGCACCGCAAGTACGACCTGAAG GGATCCACTGTTTCAAGAGAAGCCAGCGACAAAGAGAAG GCGAAGGAACTCCCAACCTTCAAAGACAACGACTTCCTGAATGAGGGCCAGAAGCTGCCGATAGGCGACGACAACAAGAAGTACTTCCTGGAGAAGTTAAAGCGCGACGTCGAG TTCCTGGCCACCCTGAAGATCATGGACTACAGCCTGTTGGTGGGGATCCACGACGTGGAGCGGgcggagcaggaggagatggaggtggaggccggcggggaggaggaggagtacgaGAACGACGGCCTGGGGGGGGCCCTTACCGGCTCCTTCGGAACCCCTCCCGATAGCCCCGGGAACCCGCTGAATTTTGGGGGTTTCTTCGGCCCCGGCGAGTTCGACCCCTCGGTGGACGTCTACGCCATCAAGAGCCACGACG GCGCCGTGAAGAAGGAGGTGTACTTCATGGCCATCATCGACATCCTCACGCACTACGACGCTAAGAAGAAAGCTGCGCACGCTGCCAAAACTGTGAAACACGGG GCTGGGGCTGAGATCTCCACCGTAAACCCAGAGCAGTACTCCAAAAGATTCTTTGAGTTCATGTCCAACATCCTATCATAG